One Pogoniulus pusillus isolate bPogPus1 chromosome 22, bPogPus1.pri, whole genome shotgun sequence DNA segment encodes these proteins:
- the PPP2CA gene encoding LOW QUALITY PROTEIN: serine/threonine-protein phosphatase 2A catalytic subunit alpha isoform (The sequence of the model RefSeq protein was modified relative to this genomic sequence to represent the inferred CDS: inserted 4 bases in 4 codons; deleted 3 bases in 3 codons) translates to MEEKVFTKELDHWVEQLNECKQLSEGQVXSLCEKAKEILTKESNVQEVRCPVTVCGDVHGQFSRPHGTVQNGGKSPDTNYLFMGDYVDRGNYSVETVTLLVALKVRYRERITILRGNHESRQXTQVYGFYDECLRKYGNANVWKYFTDLFDYLPLTALVDGQIFCLHGGLSPSIDTLDHIRALDRLQEVPHEGPMCDLLWSDPDDRGGWXISPRGAGYTFGQDISXTFNMPMGLTLVSRAHQLVMEGYNWCHDRNVVTIFSAPNYCYRCGNQAAIMELDDTLKYSFLQFDRHHAEASHCHPAHPDYFL, encoded by the exons ATGGAGGAGAAGGTCTTCACTAAGGAA CTCGACCATTGGGTGGAGCAGCTCAACGAGTGCAAGCAACTGTCCGAGGGGCAGG AGAGCCTCTGCGAGAAG GCTAAAGAAATTTTGACAAAAGAATCTAACGTGCAAGAAGTGCGATGTCCAGTCACAGTCTGTGGAGATGTCCACGGCCAGTTTTCACGACCTCATGGAACTGTTCAGAATGGAGGCAAATCACCTGACACAAACTATTTGTTTATG GGGGACTATGTTGACAGAGGCAATTATTCAGTCGAAACAGTCACGTTGCTTGTAGCTCTTAAG GTCCGGTACCGCGAGCGTATTACGATTCTCCGAGGGAACCATGAAAGCAGGC TCACACAAGTGTATGGCTTCTACGATGAATGTTTAAGAAAATATGGGAATGCA AATGTTTGGAAATACTTCACAGACCTTTTCGATTACCTGCCTCTAACTGCCTTGGTGGATGGCCAG ATTTTCTGTCTACACGGTGGCCTTTCTCCATCGATAGATACACTGGACCACATCAGAGCACTTGATCGCTTGCAGGAAGTTCCCCATGAG GGTCCCATGTGTGACTTGCTATGGTCAGATCCTGATGATCGTGGTGGCT GCATTTCTCCTCGAGGTGCAGGTTATACATTTGGACAGGATATTT GAACCTTTAACATGCCAATGGGCCTTACCTTGGTTTCCAGAGCTCATCAGTTGGTAATGGAG GGGTACAACTGGTGCCATGACCGGAATGTAGTAACGATTTTCAGTGCTCCCAACTATTGTTACCGCTGTGGCAACCAGGCTGCAATTATGGAACTTGATGATACTCTAAAATACTCCTT CTTGCAGTTCGACCGGCACCACGCAGAGGCGAGCCACTGTCACCCGGCGCACCCAGACTACTTcctgtga